The Triticum aestivum cultivar Chinese Spring chromosome 3A, IWGSC CS RefSeq v2.1, whole genome shotgun sequence genome includes a region encoding these proteins:
- the LOC123059525 gene encoding cationic peroxidase SPC4-like: protein MVCARTASAPLLAAALVAALAVACSLVSGAYAAAEQEAAGAGGNDLRLRQPPITRGLSFDFYKRSCPMAESIVRHFVRDAVRKDVGLAAGLLRLHFHDCFVQGCGRARVMHACRAATGPGEQRAPPNLTLRPSAFKAINDIRDRLERECRGAVVSCSDILTLAARDSVVATGGPEYRVPLGRHDSPRFATPQDVLSGLPAPTSAVPSLLDVFHNHSLHLDATDLVALSGGHTVGLGHCASFEGRLFPRPDLLRRLRRTCPAKGTDARTVLDVHTPDVFDNKYYVYLVNLEGLFVSCQDLFTIVERLARSQRYFFSQLGASITTGKSRFPVC, encoded by the exons ATGGTTTGTGCTAGGACGGCCAGTGCTCCTCTGCTCGCTGCAGCACTAGTAGCGGCGCTGGCAGTGGCCTGCTCGCTGGTGTCTGGGGCTTATGCGGCGGCAGAGCAggaggccgccggcgccggcgggaaCGACTTGAGGTTGAGGCAGCCTCCGATCACGCGCGGCCTGTCCTTCGACTTCTACAAGCGGAGCTGCCCCATGGCCGAGTCCATCGTGCGCCACTTCGTCCGGGACGCCGTCCGCAAGGACGtcggcctcgccgccggcctcctccgcctccacttccacgactgcttcgtccaG GGGTGCGGCCGTGCCCgcgtcatgcatgcatgcagggcTGCGACGGGGCCGGGGGAGCAGCGGGCGCCGCCCAACCTCACGCTCCGCCCCTCCGCCTTCAAGGCCATCAACGACATCCGGGATCGGCTGGAGCGCGAGTGCCGCGGCGCCGTCGTCTCCTGCTCCGACATCCTGACGCTCGCCGCGCGCGACTCCGTGGTCGCCACCGGCGGGCCCGAGTACCGCGTGCCGCTCGGCCGGCACGACAGCCCGCGGTTCGCCACGCCGCAGGACGTGCTGTCCGGCCTCCCCGCGCCCACCTCCGCCGTGCCGTCCCTCCTGGACGTCTTCCACAACCACAGCCTCCACCTCGACgccaccgacctcgtcgcgctcTCCGGCGGGCACACCGTGGGGCTCGGGCACTGCGCCTCCTTCGAGGGCCGCCTCTTCCCGCGCCCCGACCTCCTCCGCAGGCTGAGGCGAACGTGCCCGGCCAAGGGCACCGACGCGCGCACCGTGCTGGACGTGCACACGCCCGACGTGTTCGACAACAAATACTACGTCTACCTGGTGAACCTGGAGGGGCTCTTCGTGTCCTGCCAGGACCTCTTCACCATCGTGGAGCGCTTGGCGCGCAGCCAGCGCTACTTCTTCAGCCAGTTAGGCGCGTCCATCACTACAGGAAAATCTCGGTTTCCCGTGTGTTAG